A DNA window from Buttiauxella agrestis contains the following coding sequences:
- the clcA gene encoding H(+)/Cl(-) exchange transporter ClcA — protein MNHSHPSFEAQQVVRLRRGDMVRRLMRQDKTPVAILFMAAIVGTLAGLVGVAFEKSVTWVQQNRLAMLAHVADYSLIVWPLAFISSMLLAMLGYYLVRRYAPEAGGSGIPEIEGALEELRPVRWWRVIPVKFIGGMGTLGAGMVLGREGPTVQLGGNIGRMVLDIFRLRGAEARHSLLATGAAAGLSAAFNAPLAGILFIIEEMRPQFRYNLISIKAVFIGVIMSSVVFRIFNGESAVIEVGKLASAPVNTLWLYLVLGMVFGIVGVFFNAMVFRTQDMFQRFHGGNLKKWVIIGGLLGGICGVLGLIQPAAAGGGFNLIPIAAAGNYTIGMLLFIFIARVITTLLCFASGAPGGIFAPMLALGTLLGTAFGAASVAWFPAYHLEVGTFAIAGMGALFAASVRAPLTGIVLVLEMTDNYQLILPMIITCLGATLLAQFLGGKPLYSSILERTLAKQEAEQRAKEQQTPAGENT, from the coding sequence GACAAAACGCCTGTCGCTATTCTTTTCATGGCCGCGATAGTAGGGACGTTAGCCGGTTTAGTGGGGGTCGCTTTTGAAAAATCAGTGACCTGGGTACAACAGAATCGCCTGGCGATGCTGGCGCATGTGGCAGATTACAGCCTGATTGTCTGGCCGCTGGCATTCATCAGTTCAATGCTTTTGGCGATGCTTGGCTATTATCTGGTGCGCCGTTATGCACCTGAAGCGGGCGGCTCGGGTATCCCTGAAATTGAAGGTGCGCTCGAGGAGTTACGCCCGGTGCGCTGGTGGCGCGTTATCCCAGTGAAATTCATCGGCGGTATGGGAACGCTGGGCGCGGGCATGGTGCTGGGTCGCGAAGGGCCAACGGTGCAGTTGGGCGGGAATATCGGCCGCATGGTGCTGGATATTTTCCGGCTGCGCGGTGCCGAAGCGCGTCATTCACTGTTGGCGACGGGTGCCGCAGCGGGTTTATCGGCCGCGTTTAACGCACCGCTGGCGGGAATTTTGTTCATCATCGAAGAGATGCGTCCGCAGTTCCGTTACAACCTGATTTCGATAAAAGCCGTGTTTATCGGCGTGATTATGTCGAGCGTGGTGTTCCGTATTTTCAACGGTGAAAGTGCCGTCATTGAAGTCGGGAAACTGGCTAGTGCGCCGGTGAACACATTATGGCTATATCTGGTGTTGGGAATGGTCTTTGGCATCGTTGGCGTGTTCTTTAACGCAATGGTGTTCCGTACTCAGGATATGTTCCAGCGCTTCCACGGCGGCAATCTAAAAAAATGGGTGATTATCGGCGGCCTGTTAGGTGGAATTTGTGGCGTTTTAGGGCTGATTCAACCGGCTGCTGCTGGCGGTGGTTTCAACCTGATACCTATCGCGGCGGCGGGTAACTACACTATTGGCATGCTGCTATTTATTTTTATTGCCCGCGTGATTACTACTTTGTTGTGTTTCGCATCCGGTGCACCGGGCGGGATTTTCGCCCCCATGTTGGCATTGGGGACGTTGCTGGGAACGGCTTTCGGAGCCGCCAGTGTCGCCTGGTTCCCGGCGTATCACCTTGAAGTTGGGACATTTGCGATTGCCGGAATGGGCGCATTGTTTGCGGCATCGGTACGTGCGCCGCTGACAGGAATTGTGCTGGTTCTGGAAATGACCGACAATTATCAGCTCATTCTGCCAATGATTATTACCTGCCTTGGCGCGACACTATTGGCACAATTTCTCGGTGGGAAACCGCTATACTCCTCGATTCTTGAGCGCACGCTGGCAAAACAAGAAGCCGAACAGCGGGCGAAAGAGCAGCAAACCCCAGCCGGGGAGAATACTTGA